Proteins encoded together in one Pseudomonas sp. Seg1 window:
- the pheA gene encoding prephenate dehydratase: protein MSEQELKALRVRIDALDTKVMELISERARCAQEVARVKMASLAEGEVPVFYRPEREAQVLKRVMERNQGPLGNEEMARLFREIMSSCLALEQPLKVAYLGPEGTFTQAAAMKHFGHAVISKPMAAIDEVFREVAAGAVNFGVVPVENSTEGAVNHTLDSFLEHDMVICGEVELRIHHHLLVGENTKTDSISRIYSHAQSLAQCRKWLDAHYPNVERVAVSSNAEAAKRVKGEWNSAAIAGDMAAGLYGLTRLAEKIEDRPDNSTRFLMIGNQEVPPTGDDKTSIIVSMSNKPGALHELLVPFHDNGIDLTRIETRPSRSGKWTYVFFIDFVGHHRDPLIKGVLEKISQEAVALKVLGSYPKAVL, encoded by the coding sequence ATGTCCGAGCAAGAACTCAAGGCGCTGCGCGTTCGCATTGACGCTCTGGACACCAAAGTCATGGAGCTGATCAGTGAGCGTGCGCGTTGCGCCCAGGAAGTCGCACGAGTAAAGATGGCTTCGCTGGCCGAAGGCGAAGTGCCGGTGTTCTATCGTCCCGAGCGCGAAGCTCAGGTGCTCAAGCGCGTGATGGAGCGCAATCAGGGGCCGTTGGGCAACGAAGAGATGGCGCGGTTGTTCCGCGAAATCATGTCTTCCTGTCTGGCGCTGGAGCAGCCGCTGAAAGTGGCTTATCTCGGCCCTGAAGGCACCTTCACGCAAGCGGCGGCCATGAAACACTTCGGTCACGCAGTCATCAGCAAGCCGATGGCGGCAATCGACGAAGTGTTCCGTGAAGTCGCGGCCGGTGCGGTGAATTTTGGCGTGGTGCCGGTGGAAAACTCCACCGAAGGCGCGGTCAACCACACGCTGGACAGCTTCCTCGAGCACGACATGGTGATCTGTGGCGAAGTCGAGCTGCGTATCCACCATCACCTGTTGGTCGGTGAAAATACCAAGACCGACAGCATCAGCCGCATCTATTCCCATGCGCAGTCGCTGGCCCAGTGCCGCAAGTGGCTGGATGCGCATTACCCGAATGTCGAGCGCGTGGCGGTGTCGAGCAACGCCGAAGCGGCCAAGCGGGTCAAGGGCGAGTGGAATTCGGCGGCAATCGCTGGCGACATGGCGGCCGGGCTGTATGGCCTGACTCGTCTGGCCGAGAAGATCGAAGACCGTCCGGACAACTCGACGCGCTTCCTGATGATCGGTAACCAGGAAGTGCCGCCGACCGGCGACGACAAGACCTCGATCATCGTGTCGATGAGCAACAAACCCGGCGCGCTTCACGAGTTGCTGGTGCCGTTCCATGACAACGGGATCGACCTGACCCGCATCGAAACCCGTCCGTCGCGCAGCGGCAAATGGACTTACGTGTTCTTCATCGACTTCGTCGGCCACCACCGTGATCCGTTGATCAAGGGTGTATTGGAGAAGATCAGTCAGGAAGCAGTGGCACTCAAAGTGCTGGGTTCCTACCCGAAAGCAGTTCTGTAA
- the serC gene encoding 3-phosphoserine/phosphohydroxythreonine transaminase, translating to MSKRAYNFCAGPAALPEAVLQRAQGELLDWHGKGLSVMEMSHRSDEFVSIATQAEQDLRDLLNIPSNYKVLFLQGGASQQFAQIPLNLLPEGGSADYIDTGIWSQKAIEEASRYGHVNVAATAKPYDYFAIPGQNEWNLSKDAAYVHYAPNETIGGLEFQWIPETGDVPLVADMSSDILSRPVDISRFGMIYAGAQKNIGPSGIVVNIIREDLLGKARALCPTMLDYKVAADNGSMYNTPPTLAWYLSGLVFQWLKEQGGVEAIAKLNDVKQRTLYDFIDASGLYSNPINKSDRSWMNVPFRLADDRLDKPFLAGADARGLLNLKGHRSVGGMRASIYNAVDITAVNALVAYMAEFEKEHG from the coding sequence GTGAGCAAGCGAGCCTATAACTTCTGCGCCGGCCCTGCGGCGCTTCCCGAAGCTGTCCTGCAACGCGCCCAAGGTGAACTCCTTGACTGGCACGGCAAGGGCCTGTCGGTCATGGAAATGAGCCATCGCAGCGATGAGTTCGTGTCCATCGCGACCCAGGCCGAGCAGGATTTGCGTGACCTGCTGAATATCCCTTCGAACTACAAAGTGCTGTTTCTGCAAGGTGGTGCCAGCCAGCAATTCGCGCAGATTCCACTGAACCTGTTGCCTGAAGGCGGCTCTGCCGACTACATCGACACCGGTATCTGGTCACAGAAAGCCATCGAAGAAGCGTCGCGCTACGGCCACGTCAATGTTGCCGCCACCGCCAAGCCTTACGACTATTTCGCCATTCCGGGTCAGAACGAGTGGAACCTGTCGAAAGACGCCGCTTACGTTCACTACGCGCCGAACGAAACCATCGGCGGTCTGGAATTCCAGTGGATCCCGGAAACCGGCGACGTACCGCTGGTGGCTGACATGTCCTCGGACATTCTGTCGCGCCCGGTCGACATCTCGCGTTTCGGCATGATCTACGCGGGTGCGCAGAAAAACATCGGCCCGAGCGGCATCGTCGTCAACATCATCCGCGAAGACTTGCTCGGCAAGGCCCGTGCCCTGTGCCCGACCATGCTCGACTACAAGGTCGCTGCCGATAACGGCTCTATGTACAACACCCCGCCGACCCTGGCCTGGTACCTGTCCGGTCTAGTGTTCCAGTGGCTGAAAGAGCAGGGTGGCGTCGAAGCCATCGCCAAGCTCAACGACGTCAAGCAGCGCACGCTGTATGACTTCATCGATGCCAGTGGTCTCTACAGCAACCCGATCAACAAGTCCGACCGCTCGTGGATGAACGTGCCGTTCCGTCTGGCTGATGATCGTCTGGACAAGCCGTTCCTGGCCGGCGCCGACGCACGCGGTCTGCTCAACCTCAAGGGCCACCGCTCCGTGGGCGGCATGCGCGCCTCCATCTACAACGCCGTCGACATCACCGCCGTCAATGCGCTGGTGGCGTACATGGCTGAATTCGAGAAGGAACACGGCTGA
- the gyrA gene encoding DNA gyrase subunit A: protein MGELAKEILPVNIEDELKQSYLDYAMSVIVGRALPDARDGLKPVHRRVLFAMSELGNDFNKPYKKSARVVGDVIGKYHPHGDTAVYDTIVRMAQPFSLRYLLVDGQGNFGSVDGDNAAAMRYTEVRMTKLAHELLADLHKETVDWVPNYDGTELIPAVMPTRVPNLLVNGSSGIAVGMATNIPPHNLGEVIDGCLALIDNPELTVDELMQYIPGPDFPTAAIINGRAGIIEAYRTGRGRIYMRARSIIEDIDKVGGRQQIVITELPYQLNKARLIEKIAELVKEKKLEGITELRDESDKDGMRVVIELRRGEVPEVILNNLYAQTQLQSVFGINIVALIDGRPRILNLKDLLEAFVRHRREVVTRRTVFELRKARERGHILEGQAVALSNIDPVIALIKASPTPSEAKEALISTPWESSAVVAMVERAGADSCRPENLDPQYGLREGKYFLSPEQAQAILELRLHRLTGLEHEKLLAEYQEILNQIGELIRILNSAVRLMEVIREELEVIRAEYGDQRRTEILDARLDLTLGDMIPEEERVVTISHGGYAKTQPLAAYQAQRRGGKGKSATGVKDEDYIAHLLVANSHTTLLLFSSKGKVYWLKTYEIPEASRAARGRPLVNLLPLSEGEYITTMLPVDLEAMKRQADEEEAEGVEADVEDLENSNETDEERRARIKAADRKKAPFIFMSTANGTVKKTPLVAFSRQRSVGLIALELDEGDILISAAITDGEQEIMLFSDGGKVTRFKESEVRAMGRTARGVRGMRLPEGQKLISMLIPEEGSEILTASERGYGKRTAITEFPEYKRGGQGVIAMVSNERNGRLVGAVQVQDGEEIMLISDQGTLVRTRVDEVSSLGRNTQGVTLIKLAKDETLVGLERVQEPSEVEGEELEGEEGEEFEGNVVIDDAAEDQQLDAAADEEPQE, encoded by the coding sequence ATGGGCGAACTGGCCAAAGAAATCCTCCCGGTCAATATCGAAGACGAGCTGAAACAGTCCTATCTCGACTACGCGATGAGCGTAATCGTCGGCCGTGCACTGCCGGATGCGCGCGATGGCCTCAAGCCCGTGCACCGTCGCGTACTGTTCGCGATGAGCGAGCTGGGCAACGACTTCAACAAGCCGTACAAGAAATCTGCCCGTGTTGTCGGCGACGTGATCGGTAAGTATCACCCGCACGGTGATACCGCGGTGTACGACACCATCGTCCGCATGGCTCAGCCTTTCTCCCTGCGCTACCTGCTGGTCGACGGTCAGGGCAACTTCGGTTCGGTCGACGGCGACAACGCTGCGGCCATGCGATACACCGAAGTGCGCATGACCAAGCTGGCGCACGAACTGCTGGCTGACCTGCATAAAGAAACCGTGGACTGGGTGCCGAACTACGACGGCACCGAACTGATCCCGGCGGTCATGCCGACCCGCGTGCCAAACCTGCTGGTCAACGGTTCCAGCGGTATCGCCGTGGGCATGGCGACCAACATTCCGCCGCACAACCTCGGTGAAGTCATCGACGGTTGCCTGGCGCTCATCGACAATCCTGAGCTGACCGTCGATGAGCTGATGCAATACATCCCCGGTCCGGACTTCCCGACTGCCGCGATCATCAACGGTCGCGCCGGCATCATCGAAGCCTACCGCACCGGTCGCGGGCGCATTTACATGCGTGCCCGTTCGATCATTGAAGACATCGACAAGGTCGGTGGTCGTCAGCAGATCGTCATCACCGAGCTGCCGTACCAGCTGAACAAGGCGCGTCTGATCGAGAAGATCGCCGAGCTGGTCAAAGAGAAGAAGCTGGAAGGCATCACCGAACTGCGCGACGAGTCCGACAAGGACGGTATGCGCGTCGTGATCGAACTGCGTCGCGGCGAAGTGCCTGAGGTGATCCTCAATAACCTGTACGCCCAGACCCAGTTGCAATCGGTATTCGGCATCAACATCGTTGCGCTGATCGATGGCCGCCCACGCATCCTTAACCTCAAGGATCTGCTGGAAGCCTTCGTTCGTCACCGTCGCGAAGTGGTCACCCGTCGTACCGTGTTCGAACTGCGCAAGGCGCGTGAGCGTGGCCACATCCTCGAAGGCCAGGCCGTCGCCCTGTCGAACATCGACCCGGTTATCGCTCTGATCAAGGCTTCGCCGACTCCTTCGGAAGCCAAGGAAGCGTTGATCAGCACGCCTTGGGAATCTTCCGCCGTAGTGGCGATGGTTGAACGAGCCGGTGCCGATTCGTGCCGTCCTGAAAACCTCGATCCGCAATACGGTCTGCGCGAAGGCAAATACTTCCTTTCGCCAGAGCAGGCGCAAGCCATTCTGGAACTGCGTCTGCACCGTCTGACCGGTCTGGAGCACGAAAAGCTGCTGGCCGAGTATCAAGAGATCCTCAACCAGATCGGCGAGCTGATCCGCATCCTCAACAGCGCCGTGCGCCTGATGGAAGTGATCCGCGAAGAGCTGGAAGTGATCCGTGCCGAATATGGCGATCAGCGTCGCACCGAGATTCTCGATGCCCGTCTCGACCTGACCCTGGGTGACATGATCCCGGAAGAAGAGCGCGTCGTGACCATTTCCCACGGTGGCTACGCCAAGACTCAGCCATTGGCTGCGTACCAGGCTCAGCGTCGTGGCGGTAAGGGCAAGTCGGCTACCGGCGTCAAGGATGAGGACTACATCGCTCACCTGTTGGTTGCCAACAGCCACACCACGCTGCTGCTGTTCTCCAGCAAGGGCAAGGTGTACTGGCTCAAGACCTACGAGATTCCGGAAGCGTCCCGCGCCGCCCGTGGTCGTCCGCTGGTCAACCTCTTGCCGTTGAGCGAGGGCGAATACATCACCACCATGCTGCCGGTCGATCTCGAAGCCATGAAGCGTCAGGCTGACGAAGAAGAAGCCGAAGGCGTTGAAGCTGATGTAGAAGACCTCGAAAACAGCAACGAAACCGACGAGGAGCGCCGCGCGCGCATCAAGGCTGCCGACCGCAAGAAGGCGCCGTTCATCTTCATGTCGACCGCCAACGGTACGGTCAAGAAGACTCCGCTGGTGGCCTTCAGTCGTCAGCGCAGCGTCGGTCTGATCGCCCTGGAGCTGGACGAAGGCGACATTCTGATCTCCGCTGCCATCACCGATGGCGAGCAGGAAATCATGCTGTTCTCCGACGGCGGCAAAGTGACCCGCTTCAAGGAATCCGAAGTTCGCGCCATGGGCCGTACCGCCCGGGGTGTGCGTGGCATGCGTCTGCCGGAAGGACAGAAGCTGATCTCCATGCTGATTCCGGAAGAAGGCAGCGAGATCCTCACTGCTTCCGAGCGTGGTTATGGCAAGCGTACTGCCATCACCGAGTTCCCTGAGTACAAGCGTGGTGGTCAAGGTGTTATCGCCATGGTCAGCAACGAGCGTAACGGCCGCCTGGTCGGCGCGGTTCAGGTGCAGGATGGCGAAGAAATCATGCTGATCTCCGATCAGGGCACTCTGGTGCGTACTCGTGTCGACGAAGTGTCGAGCCTGGGTCGTAACACGCAGGGCGTCACCCTGATCAAACTGGCCAAGGATGAAACCCTGGTCGGTCTGGAGCGGGTTCAGGAGCCTTCGGAAGTCGAAGGTGAAGAGCTTGAAGGTGAAGAGGGCGAGGAGTTCGAGGGCAACGTCGTGATCGACGATGCCGCCGAAGACCAGCAGCTCGACGCCGCAGCAGACGAAGAGCCGCAAGAATAA
- the mtnA gene encoding S-methyl-5-thioribose-1-phosphate isomerase: MRDRLLAAEKVKAIDWRDGALHLLDQRILPFEETWIAYTSAAGVAEAIRSMVVRGAPAIGISAAYGIVLAARARVAEGGDWYAALEEDFALLADSRPTAVNLFWALGRMHDRLDRLKDNADPLAALEAEAIAIHESDREANLTMAQLGVDLIRKHQGNAQAILTHCNTGALATGGFGTALGVIRAAFLEGMVERVYADETRPWLQGSRLTAWELANEGIPVTLNADSAAAHIMKTKGVTWVIVGADRITANGDVANKIGTYQLAVNAMHHGVRFMVVAPSSTIDMNLASGDDIPIEERDGAELLEVGGKRVGADVEAFNPVFDVTPADLIDAIVTEKGIVERPDTAKMAQLMCRKRLH, translated from the coding sequence ATGCGCGATCGACTGTTGGCTGCGGAGAAAGTAAAGGCCATCGATTGGCGAGATGGCGCGCTCCACCTGCTGGATCAGCGTATTTTGCCGTTCGAGGAAACCTGGATTGCCTACACCAGCGCCGCCGGCGTGGCTGAAGCGATTCGCTCGATGGTGGTGCGCGGCGCGCCGGCCATCGGCATCAGTGCGGCTTATGGCATTGTGCTTGCGGCCCGTGCGCGGGTCGCCGAAGGGGGCGACTGGTACGCGGCGCTGGAAGAGGATTTCGCACTGCTGGCCGATTCTCGTCCGACTGCGGTCAACCTGTTCTGGGCGCTGGGTCGCATGCACGATCGGCTTGATCGTCTGAAGGACAATGCCGATCCGCTCGCCGCGCTGGAAGCGGAAGCCATTGCCATTCATGAAAGCGACCGCGAAGCCAATCTGACTATGGCGCAGCTGGGCGTCGACCTGATCCGTAAGCATCAGGGCAATGCCCAGGCGATCCTGACCCATTGCAATACCGGCGCACTCGCCACGGGTGGTTTCGGTACGGCGCTGGGCGTGATTCGCGCGGCGTTCCTTGAGGGCATGGTCGAGCGTGTTTATGCCGACGAAACCCGTCCATGGCTACAGGGCTCACGCTTGACGGCGTGGGAGCTGGCCAACGAAGGCATCCCTGTCACTCTGAATGCCGACTCCGCCGCCGCGCACATCATGAAGACCAAAGGCGTGACCTGGGTGATAGTCGGTGCTGATCGGATCACGGCCAATGGTGACGTGGCGAACAAGATTGGCACCTATCAACTGGCCGTCAATGCGATGCACCACGGTGTGCGCTTCATGGTGGTGGCGCCGAGTTCGACCATTGACATGAATCTGGCCAGCGGCGATGACATCCCGATCGAGGAGCGTGACGGTGCCGAGTTGCTGGAAGTCGGCGGCAAACGTGTCGGCGCCGATGTTGAGGCGTTCAACCCGGTGTTTGACGTGACGCCGGCGGACCTGATCGATGCAATCGTCACGGAGAAAGGCATCGTCGAGCGCCCGGATACCGCGAAGATGGCCCAGTTGATGTGCCGCAAACGCCTGCATTGA
- a CDS encoding TRZ/ATZ family hydrolase, translating to MPKPAIALDLLLLPTWLVPVEPAGVVLKEHGLGIRDGRIVFIGPRAEALKCNATEIRELPDVLLAPGLINAHGHAAMTLFRGMADDLPLMTWLENHIWPAEAKWVDEDFVRDGTDLAIAEQIKGGITCFSDMYFFPKVASERVHNSGIRAQIAIPILDFPIPGASSADEAIRQGVELFGDLKHHERIKITFGPHAPYTVGDENLEKIRVIAEELDASIHMHVHETAFEVQQALEQRGERPLARLGRLGLLGPRFQAVHMTQISDDDLALLVESNTSVIHCPESNLKLASGFCPVERLWQAGVNVAVGTDGAASNNDLDLLGETRTAALLAKAVAGSATALDAHRALRMATLNGARALGIESQVGSLEIGKAADIVAFDLSGLAQQPVYDPVSQLIYATGRDCVKHLWVAGKQLLDDRRLTRMDEQQLGATARTWGQRISGHTES from the coding sequence ATGCCGAAACCTGCCATTGCGCTCGACTTATTATTGCTGCCGACCTGGCTGGTACCCGTCGAACCTGCAGGCGTTGTGCTCAAGGAGCACGGCCTGGGCATCCGCGACGGTCGCATCGTGTTTATCGGCCCGCGCGCCGAAGCGTTGAAATGTAACGCCACGGAAATCCGCGAGCTGCCGGATGTGCTGCTCGCTCCCGGCCTGATCAATGCGCACGGCCACGCGGCGATGACGCTGTTCCGTGGCATGGCCGACGATCTGCCGCTGATGACCTGGCTGGAAAACCACATCTGGCCGGCCGAGGCCAAATGGGTCGATGAAGACTTCGTCCGTGACGGCACCGATCTGGCCATCGCCGAGCAGATCAAGGGCGGCATCACCTGCTTCTCGGACATGTATTTCTTCCCGAAGGTTGCCAGTGAGCGTGTACACAACAGCGGTATCCGTGCACAAATCGCCATTCCGATCCTCGATTTCCCGATTCCCGGCGCCAGCAGCGCCGATGAAGCCATTCGTCAGGGTGTCGAGCTGTTCGGCGACTTGAAGCATCACGAACGGATCAAGATCACTTTCGGCCCTCATGCACCCTACACCGTCGGCGACGAGAACCTTGAGAAAATCCGCGTGATCGCCGAGGAGCTCGACGCCTCGATTCACATGCACGTCCATGAAACTGCCTTTGAAGTCCAGCAAGCGCTCGAGCAGCGCGGCGAACGGCCGCTGGCCCGCCTCGGCCGACTCGGTTTGCTCGGCCCGCGCTTCCAGGCGGTGCACATGACGCAGATCAGCGATGACGACCTGGCGTTGCTGGTAGAAAGCAACACCAGCGTGATCCATTGCCCGGAATCGAACCTCAAACTGGCCAGCGGTTTCTGCCCGGTGGAGCGTTTGTGGCAGGCCGGGGTGAATGTCGCCGTCGGTACTGATGGTGCAGCGAGCAACAACGACCTCGACCTGCTGGGTGAAACCCGCACCGCCGCACTGCTGGCCAAAGCCGTCGCCGGCTCGGCCACCGCGCTCGATGCCCACCGCGCCCTGCGCATGGCCACTCTCAACGGCGCGCGGGCGCTGGGCATAGAATCGCAGGTCGGCTCGCTGGAAATCGGCAAAGCCGCCGACATCGTCGCCTTCGACCTCTCCGGCCTGGCCCAGCAGCCGGTCTATGACCCGGTTTCGCAGCTTATATATGCCACCGGTCGCGATTGCGTGAAACATCTGTGGGTCGCCGGCAAACAATTGCTCGACGACCGGCGCCTGACGCGCATGGACGAACAACAGCTGGGCGCCACCGCCCGCACCTGGGGCCAGCGCATCAGCGGCCACACCGAATCGTAA
- the ubiG gene encoding bifunctional 2-polyprenyl-6-hydroxyphenol methylase/3-demethylubiquinol 3-O-methyltransferase UbiG, which produces MSNVDHAEIAKFEALAHRWWDRESEFKPLHDINPLRVNWIDERVNLAGKKVLDVGCGGGILSEAMAQRGATVMGIDMGEAPLAVAQLHQLESGVSVEYRQITAEALAEEMPEQFDVVTCLEMLEHVPDPSSVIRACFRMVKPGGQVFFSTINRNPKAYLFAIVGAEYIMKLLPRGTHDFKKFIRPSELGAWSRMAGLTVKDIIGLTYNPLTKHYKLANDVDVNYMIQTLREE; this is translated from the coding sequence ATGAGCAACGTCGACCACGCCGAAATCGCCAAATTCGAAGCCCTGGCCCATCGCTGGTGGGATCGTGAAAGCGAATTCAAACCGCTACACGACATCAACCCGCTGCGGGTCAACTGGATTGACGAGCGGGTCAATCTGGCTGGCAAGAAGGTCCTCGACGTCGGTTGCGGCGGCGGCATCCTCAGCGAAGCCATGGCCCAGCGCGGCGCCACCGTGATGGGCATCGACATGGGCGAAGCGCCATTGGCGGTGGCGCAACTGCATCAGCTGGAATCCGGCGTCAGTGTCGAATACCGGCAGATCACCGCCGAAGCTTTGGCCGAAGAAATGCCCGAGCAGTTCGACGTAGTAACTTGCCTTGAGATGCTTGAGCACGTGCCCGACCCATCGTCAGTGATCCGCGCCTGCTTCCGCATGGTCAAACCGGGCGGCCAGGTGTTCTTCTCGACCATCAACCGCAACCCGAAGGCGTACCTGTTTGCCATCGTCGGCGCCGAATACATCATGAAGCTGCTGCCGCGCGGCACCCACGACTTCAAGAAATTCATCCGCCCGTCCGAGCTGGGCGCCTGGAGCCGCATGGCCGGCCTGACCGTCAAGGACATCATCGGCCTGACCTACAACCCGTTGACCAAGCACTACAAACTGGCCAACGACGTTGACGTCAACTACATGATCCAGACCCTGCGCGAGGAGTAA
- the mupP gene encoding N-acetylmuramic acid 6-phosphate phosphatase MupP has translation MAIRAVLFDMDGTLLDTAPDFIAICQAMRADRGLPPMNDKHIRDEISGGAKAMVAVTFSMDPESPGFEQLRLEFLERYLVGCAVHSKLFDGMGELLADIEKANLVWGVVTNKPLRFAEPIMQQLGLAERSALLICPDHVKNSKPDPEPLILACKMLDLDPSTVLFVGDDLRDIESGRDAGTKTAAVTFGYIHPDDNPRHWGADVVVDHPSELRKVLDSALCSC, from the coding sequence ATGGCCATCAGAGCAGTCCTTTTCGACATGGACGGCACCCTGCTCGACACCGCGCCGGACTTCATCGCCATTTGTCAGGCGATGCGCGCGGATCGCGGCTTGCCGCCGATGAACGACAAGCACATCCGCGACGAAATTTCCGGCGGCGCCAAAGCCATGGTTGCGGTGACGTTTTCGATGGATCCGGAGTCGCCGGGCTTCGAGCAATTGCGTCTGGAATTCCTCGAACGCTATCTGGTTGGCTGCGCAGTGCACAGCAAGCTGTTCGACGGCATGGGTGAACTGCTGGCCGACATCGAGAAAGCCAATCTGGTTTGGGGCGTGGTGACCAACAAGCCGCTGCGCTTCGCCGAGCCGATCATGCAACAACTGGGGCTGGCCGAGCGCTCGGCGCTGCTGATCTGCCCCGATCATGTGAAAAACAGCAAGCCGGATCCGGAGCCGTTGATCCTTGCGTGCAAGATGCTTGATCTGGATCCGTCGACGGTTCTGTTTGTAGGCGATGATCTACGCGATATCGAGTCGGGCCGCGATGCCGGTACAAAAACGGCAGCGGTGACGTTTGGCTACATTCATCCGGATGACAACCCACGGCACTGGGGTGCGGATGTTGTGGTGGATCATCCGTCGGAGTTGCGCAAGGTGCTCGATAGCGCGCTTTGCAGCTGCTGA
- a CDS encoding YciK family oxidoreductase produces the protein MFDYSARPELLKDRVILVTGAGRGIGAAAAKTYAAHGATVLLLGKTEANLTQVYDEIEAAGHPQPAVIPFNLETALPHQYDELAAMIESEFGHLDGLLHNASIIGPRTPIEQLSGENFMRVMQVNVNAMFMLTSTLLPLLKLSQDASVVFTSSSVGRKGRAYWGAYGVSKFATEGLMQTLADEVDGVAPVRANSINPGGTRTSMRAQAYPGENPLNNPTPEEIMPVYLYLMGPDSTGINGQAFNAQ, from the coding sequence ATGTTCGATTACTCCGCTCGTCCCGAATTGCTCAAGGATCGGGTCATTCTGGTCACCGGTGCCGGGCGCGGCATTGGCGCGGCTGCCGCCAAGACCTACGCCGCGCATGGCGCTACCGTACTGCTGCTGGGCAAGACTGAAGCGAATCTGACCCAGGTTTACGACGAGATCGAAGCGGCGGGCCATCCGCAACCGGCGGTGATTCCGTTCAACCTCGAAACCGCCCTGCCCCATCAGTACGATGAGCTGGCAGCGATGATCGAAAGTGAATTCGGTCATCTTGATGGCCTGCTGCACAACGCCTCGATCATTGGCCCACGCACGCCGATCGAGCAGTTGTCCGGCGAAAACTTCATGCGCGTCATGCAGGTCAACGTCAACGCCATGTTCATGCTCACCAGCACTCTGCTGCCGCTGCTCAAGCTGTCGCAGGATGCTTCGGTGGTGTTCACCTCCAGCAGCGTCGGGCGCAAGGGTCGTGCCTACTGGGGCGCTTACGGCGTGTCGAAGTTCGCCACCGAAGGCCTGATGCAAACCCTCGCCGATGAAGTCGACGGCGTGGCGCCAGTACGCGCCAACAGCATCAACCCGGGCGGCACTCGCACCAGCATGCGCGCGCAGGCTTACCCGGGAGAAAACCCGCTGAACAATCCGACTCCGGAGGAAATCATGCCGGTCTATCTGTACTTGATGGGCCCGGACAGTACCGGCATCAACGGCCAGGCATTCAACGCACAGTAA
- a CDS encoding GGDEF domain-containing protein, translating into MKSPSQTNAIDFDSAKLQRLGFGQLPPLLERPTSLAQLRQQMSLQLQTSLEPQRILGLFFREVQRLVPLDALSYAHQGSDLRLEFGARGHHSVSYSLSHEGEHMGELVFRRNQRFNEQDQGNLESLLSSLLFPMRNALLYRAATQSALRDPLTGAGNRIAMEQTLQREIEMSRRHLQPLSVLMLDIDHFKRVNDSHGHSAGDTVLKAVAASIKGQLRNVDMVFRYGGEEFLILLSNTSREAAAMVGERLRYAAQAAEYYADGQLIELTVSLGCSTLLPGESVESLLRRADSALYVAKREGRNRLAMAG; encoded by the coding sequence ATGAAATCACCCTCCCAGACCAATGCAATTGACTTTGACAGTGCCAAATTGCAACGCCTGGGCTTTGGTCAGCTGCCTCCCCTTCTGGAGCGACCGACCAGCCTGGCGCAACTGCGCCAGCAAATGAGCCTGCAACTGCAAACCAGTCTTGAACCGCAACGGATCCTCGGTCTGTTCTTCCGCGAAGTACAACGTCTTGTGCCGCTGGATGCCTTGAGCTACGCGCATCAGGGCAGTGACCTGCGCCTGGAATTCGGCGCCCGAGGCCATCATTCGGTCAGCTACAGCTTGAGCCACGAAGGCGAGCACATGGGCGAACTGGTGTTCCGGCGCAATCAACGTTTCAACGAACAGGATCAGGGCAATCTCGAATCGCTGCTGTCGTCGTTGCTGTTTCCGATGCGCAATGCCCTGCTCTATCGCGCCGCGACGCAAAGCGCATTGCGTGATCCGTTGACCGGCGCCGGCAACCGCATCGCCATGGAGCAAACGCTGCAACGCGAGATCGAAATGTCGCGTCGGCATCTGCAACCTTTATCCGTGCTGATGCTCGATATCGACCACTTCAAACGCGTCAATGACAGTCATGGACACAGCGCTGGCGACACCGTGCTCAAAGCCGTGGCCGCATCGATCAAGGGACAGTTGCGCAACGTCGACATGGTGTTTCGCTATGGCGGGGAAGAGTTTCTGATCCTGCTGTCCAACACCAGCCGGGAAGCGGCGGCGATGGTCGGCGAGCGTCTGCGCTATGCGGCGCAGGCGGCGGAGTATTACGCGGATGGGCAGTTGATCGAATTGACGGTCAGCCTCGGTTGCTCGACCCTGCTTCCGGGCGAATCGGTAGAAAGCCTGTTGCGCCGCGCGGACAGTGCGCTATACGTGGCCAAACGCGAAGGGCGTAATCGCTTGGCGATGGCGGGCTGA